The Thermoplasmata archaeon genome window below encodes:
- a CDS encoding winged helix-turn-helix domain-containing protein produces the protein MRHSPRTIECWINSFNSDGLGAFYDIEKSGRPSKLSSEILNDINRDLRKDPHEFGYFQNMGDGILLKRYLLDKYNIDLEVRQCQNIFHKLGFRLRRPRSIIAKGERDLKDNFKKTL, from the coding sequence TTGAGACATTCTCCAAGAACAATAGAGTGCTGGATCAATTCATTTAACTCTGATGGATTAGGAGCATTTTATGATATAGAGAAATCTGGAAGACCATCAAAACTATCCAGCGAGATTCTCAATGATATTAATAGAGATTTAAGAAAGGATCCTCACGAATTTGGTTATTTTCAGAACATGGGGGATGGCATTCTTCTGAAAAGATATTTGCTGGACAAATATAACATAGATCTTGAGGTAAGACAGTGCCAAAACATATTTCACAAACTTGGATTTAGGTTAAGAAGACCCAGATCTATTATCGCAAAAGGAGAAAGAGATCTTAAAGACAATTTTAAAAAAACTCTTTGA